The Neisseria yangbaofengii genome contains a region encoding:
- a CDS encoding type B 50S ribosomal protein L31 yields MKPDIHPDNYRTVLFYDSGADEGWLIRSCANTHGKTMVWKDGNEYPLFSLDTSSASHPVYTGKQRNVTTEGRASKFHQRFQSMMGSLRKDK; encoded by the coding sequence ATGAAACCCGATATTCACCCGGATAATTACCGTACCGTTTTGTTCTACGACAGCGGCGCCGACGAAGGTTGGCTCATCCGCTCATGCGCCAATACCCACGGTAAAACCATGGTTTGGAAAGACGGCAACGAATATCCACTGTTTTCTTTGGATACGTCTTCCGCTTCCCATCCCGTTTACACCGGCAAACAGCGCAACGTAACCACCGAAGGCCGTGCCAGCAAGTTCCACCAACGTTTCCAATCGATGATGGGCTCTTTGAGAAAGGATAAATAA
- a CDS encoding helix-turn-helix domain-containing protein, which produces MSKYNLHFKYRAVLHYHQVHSQQRTAEHFNVSRTHLRRWIAAYRQGGIAALQHPQATFMKTKRKNPFIADKPDHEKTRAELIEELRYMRAENDYLKHMKALNEKNAAKAAKPFKR; this is translated from the coding sequence ATGTCCAAATATAACCTACACTTCAAATACCGAGCCGTACTCCATTATCACCAAGTGCACAGCCAACAGCGCACCGCAGAGCACTTCAACGTCTCGCGCACCCACCTGCGCCGTTGGATAGCCGCCTATCGGCAAGGCGGTATCGCCGCACTTCAACACCCGCAGGCTACGTTTATGAAGACCAAACGCAAAAACCCGTTTATCGCCGACAAACCCGACCACGAAAAAACCCGGGCGGAACTGATTGAAGAGTTACGTTACATGAGGGCGGAGAACGACTACCTAAAGCACATGAAAGCCCTCAACGAAAAGAACGCCGCCAAAGCTGCGAAACCGTTCAAACGTTGA
- a CDS encoding sulfite exporter TauE/SafE family protein: protein METTFYFLIIIGFLAGLMDAAVGGGGLLQIPGLFNILPGTPVPAVLGVGKVASFSGTVTATWQYVRKIPVPWKMLLPAAVLAFIASYLGAKSVAFFPTEYMKPVMLVIMIVMCLYTFLKKDLGQIRRTAKLTRKETLWGLFFGVLIGFYDGIFGPGTGSLLAFIFVRFYGYDFLTANASGKVINTTTNFAALTFFVPHGHVVWAWAIPLAAANLCGGIIGARLAIRGGTKFLRYGFMCLLVLIIGKFAWDLWV, encoded by the coding sequence ATGGAAACAACGTTTTACTTTTTGATTATTATCGGGTTTTTGGCCGGATTGATGGATGCGGCGGTGGGCGGTGGCGGTCTGCTGCAAATTCCCGGGCTGTTTAATATCCTGCCGGGTACGCCGGTGCCGGCTGTGTTGGGCGTGGGCAAAGTGGCATCGTTTTCAGGTACGGTAACCGCGACATGGCAGTATGTGCGCAAAATTCCCGTGCCGTGGAAAATGCTGCTGCCGGCGGCGGTGTTGGCGTTTATTGCCTCGTATTTGGGTGCCAAATCGGTGGCGTTTTTTCCGACCGAATACATGAAGCCGGTTATGCTGGTCATCATGATTGTGATGTGTCTTTATACTTTTTTAAAGAAAGATTTAGGCCAAATCCGGCGCACTGCCAAACTCACACGCAAAGAAACCTTGTGGGGCTTGTTTTTCGGCGTATTAATCGGTTTTTACGACGGCATTTTCGGGCCGGGTACGGGCAGCCTGCTGGCGTTTATTTTCGTGCGTTTTTACGGCTATGATTTTCTCACTGCCAACGCTTCGGGCAAGGTTATCAATACGACCACCAATTTTGCCGCCTTAACCTTTTTCGTGCCGCATGGCCATGTGGTGTGGGCGTGGGCGATTCCGTTGGCGGCAGCCAATTTGTGCGGCGGCATTATCGGCGCACGGTTGGCGATACGCGGCGGCACTAAGTTTCTGCGCTACGGTTTTATGTGTTTGCTGGTGTTGATTATCGGCAAATTTGCGTGGGATTTGTGGGTGTAA
- a CDS encoding TIGR00645 family protein: MTEHTQEPHTPPHHSYQPKPQRNFLGSLIFASRWLQLPIYLGLVAVQAIYAYKFLKLLWHLVVNLNQMDDNTIMLTILNLIDVVMIANLLVMVLIGGYETFVSRLRVDDHPDQPEWLSHVNASVLKVKLSMSIISISSIHLLQTFINAANLTEKQMMWQFIIHMGFLISAVAMAWTDKIVYGTSHKPH, encoded by the coding sequence ATGACCGAACACACACAGGAACCGCATACCCCGCCGCATCACTCCTACCAACCCAAACCGCAACGCAATTTTTTGGGCAGCCTGATTTTTGCCAGCCGCTGGCTGCAATTGCCGATTTATTTAGGCTTAGTGGCGGTGCAAGCCATTTACGCCTATAAATTCCTGAAATTGCTATGGCATTTGGTGGTAAACCTCAACCAAATGGACGATAACACCATCATGCTGACGATTTTGAACTTGATCGACGTGGTGATGATTGCCAACCTATTGGTGATGGTGTTAATTGGCGGCTACGAAACCTTTGTTTCACGTCTGCGCGTTGACGACCACCCCGACCAACCCGAATGGCTCAGCCATGTGAACGCTTCGGTGCTGAAAGTGAAGCTGTCGATGTCGATTATCAGCATTTCATCGATTCATTTGCTGCAAACCTTCATCAATGCCGCCAACCTCACCGAAAAACAGATGATGTGGCAATTCATCATTCACATGGGCTTCTTAATCTCCGCCGTCGCCATGGCGTGGACCGATAAGATTGTGTACGGTACGTCACACAAACCCCATTGA
- a CDS encoding IS3 family transposase, producing the protein MRAKHPLKYLLHSAGIPKSSFHYHIGKADPDAAAKTAVSEVYRRHKGRYGHRRIAAVLSWNKKKVQRIMGLLGLKAKVRSKKAYRPQVIGEASDNILNREFTAGKPADKWLTDVTEFKCTDGKLYLSPISDVFNREIVAYSLSRRANSKLVAQMLDKAFGRLKGQTPLLHSDRGVLYRTGAYRAKLAEKGMVQSMSRKGNCWDNAPMERFFGTLKEESFYQEGALSVAELTEVIDDYIRYYNHERISLNLKKLSPVGYRTQLEKAV; encoded by the coding sequence TTGAGAGCGAAGCACCCGCTGAAATATCTGCTGCACAGTGCCGGCATTCCCAAAAGCAGCTTTCATTACCATATCGGCAAAGCCGATCCCGATGCGGCGGCCAAAACCGCAGTAAGTGAAGTCTATCGCCGACACAAAGGCCGCTACGGTCATCGGCGGATTGCCGCCGTATTGTCGTGGAACAAAAAGAAAGTGCAGCGCATTATGGGTTTGTTGGGACTGAAAGCCAAAGTCCGCAGCAAAAAAGCCTACCGTCCGCAGGTAATAGGAGAGGCTTCGGATAATATTCTTAATCGTGAATTTACTGCCGGCAAACCGGCAGACAAATGGCTGACCGATGTGACGGAGTTCAAATGCACAGACGGGAAGCTGTACTTATCGCCGATATCGGATGTGTTTAATCGGGAGATTGTGGCCTATTCTTTAAGCCGCAGAGCAAACAGTAAACTGGTGGCGCAAATGTTGGATAAAGCATTTGGCCGTCTGAAAGGCCAAACGCCGCTGCTGCATTCCGACCGGGGTGTGCTTTACCGCACCGGGGCTTATCGGGCGAAACTGGCTGAGAAAGGAATGGTGCAAAGCATGTCGCGTAAAGGAAATTGCTGGGACAATGCGCCGATGGAGCGTTTCTTCGGTACATTAAAAGAAGAGAGCTTCTATCAGGAAGGTGCGTTGTCGGTGGCAGAGCTGACAGAGGTAATAGATGATTACATACGTTACTACAATCATGAGCGGATTAGTTTAAACTTAAAAAAGCTGAGTCCTGTCGGCTACAGAACCCAGCTTGAAAAGGCTGTTTGA
- a CDS encoding TrkH family potassium uptake protein, translated as MYKVIPIIHVLSKLGVLFSLLLMVPTLMSYFFLDSAFPAFARTALVTTFSSCTIWLLTLRYNRELRPRDGFTLVIMLWLAFAMVAAVPIYLYVPHMSFTDAFFEAMSGLTTTGATVISSLDTLAPSVNFWRHMLNWLGGMGIIVLAVAILPMLGVGGTQLFKAEIPGLDKESKMAPRISQVAKKLWGAYILTTVAAFFSLHWAGMSWFDALCHAMSSVALGGFSTHDDSIAYFNSVKIEWTIMFFTLFGGINFASHFAALGGRSLKVYWKDEECRVLLLTMTCSIIMASLYLWHKEFYPSLVDAFRFVSFNFVSIGLASGFANTDFAKWPLLVSLWMFFLSNVLACSGSMGGGIKNVRALVLFKFSLREMMILLHSHAVRTVKVNNRSISERMALTVMSFIFVYFMTVVVFSFLMMVTGLDFVSAFTAVIACITNAGPGLGEVGPAHNYASLNDAQKWLCAIVMLLGRLEIFTVLILFTPAYWKK; from the coding sequence ATGTATAAAGTCATACCGATTATCCACGTGCTGTCTAAGCTCGGCGTGTTGTTTTCGCTGTTACTGATGGTGCCGACGCTGATGTCGTATTTTTTTCTCGACAGTGCTTTTCCGGCATTTGCCCGCACCGCGTTGGTGACGACGTTTTCTTCCTGCACCATCTGGCTGCTGACGCTGCGGTATAACCGTGAGTTGCGTCCGCGCGACGGTTTTACATTGGTGATTATGCTGTGGCTGGCGTTTGCGATGGTGGCGGCGGTGCCGATTTATTTATATGTGCCGCACATGAGTTTTACCGATGCGTTTTTTGAAGCGATGTCGGGTTTAACCACCACAGGGGCAACGGTCATCAGCAGCTTGGATACCTTGGCACCATCGGTCAATTTCTGGCGGCACATGCTCAACTGGCTGGGCGGTATGGGTATTATCGTGCTGGCGGTGGCGATTTTGCCGATGTTGGGTGTCGGCGGTACGCAGCTTTTCAAGGCTGAAATCCCGGGTTTGGACAAAGAAAGCAAAATGGCGCCGCGGATTTCTCAGGTGGCTAAAAAGCTGTGGGGTGCTTATATTTTAACCACCGTGGCGGCATTTTTTTCCTTGCATTGGGCGGGGATGAGTTGGTTTGATGCGCTCTGTCATGCTATGTCGTCGGTGGCTTTGGGCGGATTTTCCACGCACGATGACAGTATCGCTTATTTCAATTCGGTGAAAATCGAGTGGACGATTATGTTTTTTACGCTGTTTGGCGGCATCAATTTTGCCAGCCACTTTGCGGCGTTGGGCGGGCGTTCGCTGAAAGTGTATTGGAAAGACGAAGAATGCCGTGTGTTGCTGCTGACGATGACGTGCAGCATCATTATGGCCAGCCTTTATTTGTGGCACAAAGAATTTTATCCGTCGTTGGTAGATGCGTTTCGCTTTGTCAGCTTTAATTTTGTATCGATTGGTCTGGCCAGCGGCTTTGCCAATACCGATTTCGCCAAGTGGCCGTTGCTGGTTTCATTGTGGATGTTTTTCTTATCTAACGTATTGGCCTGTTCTGGCTCGATGGGCGGCGGCATTAAAAACGTGCGGGCTTTAGTGTTGTTTAAATTCAGTTTGCGCGAAATGATGATTCTGCTGCACTCGCACGCTGTGCGTACGGTGAAGGTCAACAACCGCAGCATTTCCGAGCGCATGGCCTTGACGGTAATGTCGTTTATTTTTGTTTATTTTATGACCGTGGTCGTGTTCAGTTTCTTGATGATGGTCACCGGCTTGGATTTTGTTTCCGCGTTCACGGCAGTGATTGCTTGTATTACCAATGCGGGTCCGGGTTTGGGTGAAGTGGGGCCGGCGCATAATTACGCCAGTTTGAATGATGCGCAGAAATGGCTGTGTGCCATTGTAATGCTGCTGGGGCGTTTGGAAATTTTCACGGTGTTGATTCTGTTTACACCGGCATATTGGAAAAAATAA
- a CDS encoding peptide chain release factor 3: MSNIPEQVRRRRTFAIISHPDAGKTTLTEKLLLFSGAIQSAGTVKGKKTGKFATSDWMEIEKQRGISVASSVMQFDYHDHTVNLLDTPGHQDFSEDTYRVLTAVDSALMVIDAAKGVEAQTIKLLNVCRLRNTPIVTFMNKYDREVRDSLELLDEVENILKIRCAPVTWPIGMGKNFKGVYHILNDEIYLFESGGERLPHEFDIIKGIDNPELEQRFPLEIQQLRDEIELVQAASNEFDLDEFLAGELTPVFFGSAINNFGIQEILNSLIDWAPAPKGRDATVRTVEPTEEKFSGFVFKIQANMDPKHRDRIAFLRVCSGKFERGMKMKHLRINRDIAASSVVTFMSHDRELVEEAYAGDIIGIPNHGNIQIGDSFSEGEQLAFTGIPFFAPELFRSVRIKNPLKIKQLQKGLQQLGEEGAVQVFKPHSGADLILGAVGVLQFEVVTARLAAEYGVEAVFDNASIWSARWVSCDDKKKLAEFEKANAGNLAIDAGGNLAYLAPNRVNLGLTQERWPDIVFHETREHAVNLNA, translated from the coding sequence ATGTCGAATATCCCCGAACAAGTGCGCCGCCGTCGCACGTTTGCCATCATTTCCCACCCCGATGCGGGTAAAACCACGCTCACCGAAAAGCTGCTGCTGTTTTCGGGTGCGATTCAGAGTGCGGGTACGGTCAAAGGCAAAAAAACCGGCAAATTCGCCACCTCCGACTGGATGGAAATCGAGAAACAGCGGGGCATTTCCGTGGCCTCGTCCGTCATGCAGTTCGACTACCACGACCACACCGTCAATCTGTTGGACACCCCCGGCCACCAAGACTTTTCCGAAGACACCTACCGCGTTTTGACCGCCGTGGACAGCGCCCTGATGGTGATTGACGCCGCCAAAGGCGTAGAAGCGCAAACCATCAAACTCTTAAACGTCTGCCGCCTGCGCAACACGCCGATTGTTACCTTTATGAACAAATACGACCGTGAAGTGCGTGATTCGCTGGAACTTTTGGACGAAGTGGAAAATATTTTGAAAATCCGCTGCGCACCCGTAACCTGGCCGATTGGCATGGGCAAAAACTTCAAGGGCGTGTACCACATTCTGAACGACGAAATCTATCTTTTTGAATCGGGCGGCGAACGTCTGCCGCACGAGTTCGACATCATCAAAGGCATAGACAATCCCGAACTGGAACAGCGTTTCCCTTTGGAAATCCAACAGTTGCGTGATGAAATCGAATTGGTTCAGGCCGCTTCCAACGAATTTGATTTAGACGAATTTTTAGCAGGCGAACTCACGCCGGTATTTTTCGGCTCGGCCATCAACAATTTCGGCATTCAGGAAATCCTCAACTCCCTGATCGACTGGGCACCTGCGCCCAAAGGTCGGGACGCTACCGTACGCACGGTTGAGCCGACCGAAGAAAAATTCTCCGGCTTCGTGTTCAAAATCCAAGCCAATATGGATCCGAAACACCGCGACCGCATCGCCTTTCTGCGGGTTTGCTCCGGCAAATTCGAGCGGGGCATGAAAATGAAACACCTGCGGATTAACCGGGACATCGCCGCTTCCAGCGTGGTAACGTTTATGTCGCACGATCGGGAACTGGTCGAAGAAGCCTACGCCGGCGACATCATCGGCATTCCGAATCACGGCAATATCCAAATCGGCGACAGCTTTTCCGAAGGCGAACAGCTGGCGTTTACCGGCATTCCGTTTTTCGCACCGGAACTCTTCCGCAGCGTACGTATTAAAAACCCGCTAAAAATCAAACAGCTGCAAAAAGGTTTGCAGCAACTCGGCGAAGAAGGCGCCGTGCAGGTATTCAAACCGCATAGCGGTGCCGATTTGATTTTAGGCGCAGTCGGCGTATTGCAGTTTGAAGTCGTTACCGCACGGCTGGCGGCGGAATACGGCGTAGAAGCCGTGTTCGACAACGCCTCGATTTGGTCGGCACGCTGGGTTTCTTGCGACGACAAGAAAAAACTGGCGGAATTTGAAAAAGCCAATGCCGGCAACCTCGCCATCGATGCCGGCGGCAACCTCGCCTACCTCGCCCCCAACCGTGTCAATTTAGGGCTGACCCAAGAACGCTGGCCGGACATCGTGTTCCACGAAACCCGAGAACACGCGGTGAATTTGAACGCTTGA
- a CDS encoding NAD-dependent succinate-semialdehyde dehydrogenase: MQLNDPHLLKNLCYINGQWLAATGGQTIRVTNPANGETVGEVPDMGEQEARDAVDAAYAALPEWSAQTAQERSRILRRWFDLMMEHQDDLAMILTMEQGKPLAEAKGEIAYGASYIEWFAEEAKRIYGDTIPAVSADQRVQVIRQPVGVCAAITPWNFPNAMITRKVAPALAAGCTCVIRPASKTPLSALAIIELAGRAGIPKGVLNIVTGSSRGIGGVLTQDTRVRKFSFTGSTETGRKLMAQCADSVKKISLELGGNAPFIVLDDADIDEAVKGAVASKFRNAGQTCVCANRFYVQDSVYDEFVEKFTAAVKKLKVGSGWEDGIDIGPLIDEEAVKKVKEFIDDAQKKGGKLLCGGNSDGLFMQPAVLRDATQDMKFAKEEIFGPLAPVFRFNRDEEAVKFANDTEFGLAAYLYSRDIGRIIRTQEALEYGMVAVNTGGLSNAAAPFGGIKQSGVGREGSKYGMDDYLEMKYIVTAGVSR; this comes from the coding sequence ATGCAACTCAACGACCCGCACTTATTGAAAAATCTGTGTTACATCAACGGCCAATGGCTGGCAGCCACGGGCGGCCAAACCATCCGGGTTACCAATCCGGCCAATGGCGAAACCGTCGGCGAAGTGCCGGACATGGGCGAACAAGAAGCACGCGATGCAGTGGATGCCGCCTATGCCGCGCTGCCCGAGTGGTCGGCGCAAACCGCGCAAGAGCGCAGCCGCATTTTGCGCCGCTGGTTTGATTTGATGATGGAACACCAAGACGATTTGGCCATGATTCTGACCATGGAACAAGGCAAGCCTTTGGCCGAAGCGAAAGGCGAAATCGCTTACGGCGCGTCGTATATCGAGTGGTTTGCCGAAGAAGCCAAACGCATTTACGGCGACACTATTCCGGCAGTATCTGCCGACCAACGCGTACAGGTCATCCGCCAACCTGTCGGCGTGTGCGCCGCAATTACGCCGTGGAATTTTCCCAACGCCATGATTACGCGCAAAGTCGCGCCTGCGCTGGCTGCCGGTTGCACATGTGTCATCCGCCCGGCTTCCAAAACACCGCTTTCCGCGCTCGCAATTATCGAATTGGCCGGACGCGCAGGCATTCCGAAAGGCGTGTTGAACATTGTTACCGGCTCGTCGCGCGGCATCGGCGGCGTGTTGACGCAAGACACGCGCGTGCGCAAATTCAGCTTTACCGGCTCGACCGAAACCGGCCGCAAACTGATGGCACAATGCGCCGACAGCGTGAAAAAAATCTCGTTGGAATTGGGCGGCAATGCACCGTTTATCGTGCTGGACGATGCCGACATTGATGAAGCGGTCAAAGGCGCGGTGGCGAGCAAATTCCGCAATGCCGGACAAACCTGCGTCTGCGCCAACCGCTTTTATGTGCAAGACAGCGTGTATGACGAATTTGTCGAAAAATTCACCGCTGCCGTGAAGAAACTCAAAGTCGGCAGCGGCTGGGAAGACGGCATCGACATCGGTCCGTTAATTGACGAAGAAGCAGTGAAAAAGGTCAAAGAATTCATCGATGATGCGCAGAAAAAAGGCGGAAAATTATTGTGCGGCGGCAATTCGGACGGCCTGTTTATGCAGCCTGCCGTATTACGCGATGCCACGCAGGACATGAAGTTTGCCAAAGAAGAAATCTTCGGCCCTCTTGCACCGGTGTTCCGTTTCAACCGCGATGAAGAAGCGGTAAAATTCGCCAACGATACCGAATTCGGCTTGGCCGCCTATCTCTACAGCCGCGACATCGGCCGCATCATCCGCACCCAAGAAGCCTTGGAATACGGCATGGTGGCGGTGAATACCGGCGGCTTATCCAACGCAGCCGCGCCATTTGGCGGCATCAAGCAATCGGGCGTCGGCCGTGAAGGCTCGAAATACGGTATGGACGATTATTTGGAAATGAAATACATCGTTACCGCGGGCGTGAGCCGCTGA